ATGTTCTGTAAGACGGTATCCCTACGATTAGTAGAATCTTCAATAGAATTGATAGGGTTATATAATTCCGGTCCTTTGAGCATTCCTGCCAAGGTTGCGGCTTCATCAAGTGTCAGTTGAGAAGCTGAAACCCCAAAGTATTTTTTACTTGCATCTTCAACACCCCAAACTCCGTTTCCGAAGTAGGCATTGTTCAAGTACATGGTTAGAATTTCTTTTTTGCTGTATTTTTTTGTCAATTCTAAAGCTAGAAAGAATTCTTTTGCCTTTCTCTGAACAGTCTGGTCTTGAGAAAGATAGGCATTCTTCGCTAATTGTTGGGTAATTGTGGAGCCACCCCCTGAGCGCCCGCCCGTTACTATTGCTAGGAAGAAACGAGCATAATTAATACCATCGTTCTTATAGAAGCTTCTATCTTCTGTCGCAATAACAGCATTCTGCAAATCTTCACTAATATCAGCAAGCTCAACATAGGTTCCTTTTTGTCCTGACAGAGCACCTGCTTCTTTTTCCTCCCTATCAAAAATCAAGGTCCGAGTTTTCAGGGCGTTTTGCAGGTCGGTAACATTTGTTGATTTTGCTAAAGCAAATAGATAGACTCCGACAAACAAGCTGGCGCTGAGTCCTAGAATCAGAAAAATTTTTGTCAAGTGATAGCGACGCCAAAATTTTCTAACAGGGCCAACTGCACCGGTCTTCTTTCGCCCCCCTCTTGAACGTCTTAAATTACTTGACTCATTTTCTTCATAGTCAACTTCGTTAATCTCTGTTTCTTCAATTTCAGATTCTTCTTTCTTAAATAAGGAAAGAAATTTTTCAAATAATGTATCTAATTTCATGCGTATATTTTATCATCTTCCCCATAGGAAGACAAGAATTTTGCTGGTTACCCTGTCCAAATACACCATTTTTTGTTACAATATCAGTATGAAATTTACCTTTACGATCCCCAACTCTCTACCCGAAATGACTGTCAAACATTTTCTAGAAGAACAGCTGTTAATACCTAGAAAAATAAGGCACTTTTTGAGAATCAAGAAACACATCCTGATTAATCAAGAAGAGGTCCATTGGCATCAAACGGTCAAGGCCGGAGATGAGTGCCAATTGATTTTCGACGAGGAAGATTATCCTACAAAAGAAATTCTCTGGGGAAACCCCAAACTTGTCGAAGAAGTCTATCAAGATCAGTATTTAATTATCGTCAATAAACCCGAGGGTATGAAGACACATGGGAATCAGCCCGATGAGATAGCTCTTCTCAATCATGTCAGCGCCTATGTTGGTCAAACTTGCTATGTTGTTCATAGACTAGATATGGAAACAAGTGGTCTCGTACTGTTTGCGAAGGATCCATTCATTCTGCCTATCCTTAATCGCTTATTAGAAAAGAAAGAGATTTCTCGAGAATACTGGGCTCTGGTTGATGGAAGATTAGAGGCTAAGGACTTGATCTTCCGAGATAAAATCGGTCGCAATCGTCACGATCGTAGAAAAAGAATTGTGGATCAAAAAAACGGTCAATACGCCGAAACTCATGTAACTCGGTTAAAACAATTTCAAAACAAAACCAGTCTCGTTCAGTGTAGATTAAAAACAGGACGTACTCATCAGATTCGAGTCCACCTATCTCACCACAACCATCCAATCGCTGGAGACCCCCTCTATAATCCAAGTTCTAGAACTAGCAGACTAATGCTTCACGCATATAAACTATCCTTTATCCACCCTCTGACTTTAAAACAACTAAGCTTTACTGCTCTATCAGATTCATTTGAAAGAGAAATAAAACAAAATGAGAGTGGGACAGAAATCGGTAATTCGTTAGAATTCGATTTCGTCGTCCCACCTCCGCACAATTGAGTAAGGCTGTAAAAGCTGATGAAATCAGCGTAGTAGAGCCCACTCAACCACTGCGTCTTGCTCCACAATCCAAAGACAATTGAGAGGCTAGGACTTTTGTCCCAGCCTCATTTTTTCATATATACAAAAAAAGCAAGACCAGTTGGCCTTGCTTTTATCGACTCAGAAATTATTTAGCAATTTTTGCGAAGTATTCAAGAGTACGAACAAGTTGTGCAGTGTAAGACATTTCGTTGTCGTACCATGATACAACTTTAACTAATTGTTTACCGTCAACGTCAAGAACTTTAGTTTGAGTTGCGTCAAACAATGATCCGTAAGACATACCTACAACGTCTGAAGAAACGATTGGATCTTCAGTGTAACCGTATGATTCGTTAGCTACTGCTTTCATAGCTGCATTTACTTCATCAACAGTGACGTTCTTTTCAAGAACAACTACCAATTCAGTAACTGATCCAGTTGGAGTAGGAACGCGTTGTGCAGCTCCGTCCAATTTACCGTTCAATTCAGGGATAACCAAACCGATTGCTTTAGCAGCACCAGTTGAGTTAGGAACGATGTTAGCAGCACCAGCACGAGCACGACGAAGGTCACCTTTACGGTGTGGACCGTCAAGGATCATTTGGTCACCAGTGTAAGCGTGGATAGTAGTCATCAATCCTTCAACAACACCGAAGTTATCTTGAAGAGCTTTAGCCATTGGAGCCAAGCAGTTTGTAGTACATGAAGCACCTGAGATAACTGTTTCAGTACCATCAAGAATATCGTGGTTAGTGTTAAATACGACTGTTTTAACATCTGATCCACCAGGAGCAGTGATAACAACTTTCTTAGCACCACCAGCATGCAAGTGTTTTTCAGCAGCTGCTTTAGTAGCAAAGAAACCAGTTGCTTCAAGAACGATTTCTACACCGTCGTTAGCCCAGTCGATTTGTTCTGGATCGCGTTCAGCAGAAACTTTAACGAATTTACCGTTAACTTCGAATCCACCTTCTTTAACTTCCACAGTACCGTCGAAACGACCTTGAGTTGTGTCATATTTCAACAAGTGTGCAAGCATTACTGGATCTGTAAGGTCGTTGATGCGTGTAACTTCAACACCTTCTACGTTTTGGATACGACGGAAAGCAAGACGTCCGATACGACCGAAACCGTTAATACCAACTTTAACTACCATTAGTGATTTCCTCCTTATGAAAATCATGAAAATTTTATTGTGAAAAGAGTAACTTGAATCACTACAAATCACCTTTCAACAAACCTATTATATAACTATTTTAGTTTTATTGCAAGCGCTGACGTTGATTTTCACTTCAGTTTTCTACTTTCTAGATACACAATTTTATATAGATTCCCTTTGTCAAAAGTCTATCAACATACATCTTTATAGTTATTTACAAAATTTTTTTGTTAAACTTTTAACCTCTTCTATTTTAAAAAACTATAAAAAGAGACAGGATTACTCCTGCCTCTGACTGATAATCAATTATTTAAGACGTCCTGGTCTTTCTTTGTAACCATAGTAAGCATCTTCGATGATTTCTTGCATATGATCAACCATTGGAAGACGTGGGTTGGCAGGCGAACATTGATCTTCATAAGCAAGGAAGGCCAATTCACGTGAATGTTCTTTCCATTCTTTCTCGTCAACACCTTGTGCTTTGAAGTTCATTTCGATACCTACGCGCTCACCGAGTTCGTAAACAGCTTTAGCATAAGATGCAACTCCTTCTTCTGGAGTAGAAGCTGGAAGTCCAAGCATACGAGCGATATCTTGATATTTCTCATCTGCACGGTAGTAGTTGTACTTAGGCCATGTAGCTGTCTTAGCTGGGCGTGTACCATTGTAACGGATAACGTATGGAAGCAAGATTGCATTTGTACGTCCGTGAACTGTGTGGAATTGTGCACCAATCTTGTGAGCCATTGAGTGAGAAATACCTAGGAAGGCATTAGCAAAGGCCATACCAGCAATAGTTGAAGCGTTATGCATTTTCTCACGTGAATGGAAGTCTGCATTCTTAACTGAACTTTCAAGGTTTTCAAATACGAGTTTAATCGCTTGAAGAGCAAGACCGTCAGTGTAGTCGCTAGCCATTTGTGATACGTAAGCTTCAGTCGCGTGAGTCAATACGTCCATACCAGTATCAGCAGCAACAAATCCAGGAACTGTCAATACCAAAGCAGGGTCTACGATTGCCACAGTTGGTGTCAATGAGTAGTCAGCGATTGGGTATTTACGGTTGTTCGCTTTATCAGAGATAACGGCAAATGGAGTTACTTCAGATCCTGTACCAGATGTAGTTGGGATAGCGATGAATTTAGTCTTCTTACCAAGTAATGGGAATTTGAAGGCACGTTTACGGATATCCATGAATTTTTGTACAAGGTCACGGAAGTCCACTTCTGGTTGCTCGTAGAAGAGCCACATTACTTTAGCAGCATCCATTGGTGATCCACCACCAAGAGCGATGATTGTATCTGGTTTGAAGGCACGCATAATCTCAGTACCACGTTCAACTGTAGTGATATCTGGATCTGGTTCTACATCTGCAAAGATTTGGTAAACAACCTTATTGCGACGAAGGTCAAGTTGTTCGATGATACGATCAAGGAAGCCAAGCTCTACCATAGCATGGTCAGTAACGATCATGACACGCTCAACGTCACGACATTTTTGAAGGTATTGAATTGAATCACGTTCAAAGTATGTTTTTGAA
The window above is part of the Streptococcus sp. Marseille-Q6470 genome. Proteins encoded here:
- a CDS encoding RluA family pseudouridine synthase, translated to MKFTFTIPNSLPEMTVKHFLEEQLLIPRKIRHFLRIKKHILINQEEVHWHQTVKAGDECQLIFDEEDYPTKEILWGNPKLVEEVYQDQYLIIVNKPEGMKTHGNQPDEIALLNHVSAYVGQTCYVVHRLDMETSGLVLFAKDPFILPILNRLLEKKEISREYWALVDGRLEAKDLIFRDKIGRNRHDRRKRIVDQKNGQYAETHVTRLKQFQNKTSLVQCRLKTGRTHQIRVHLSHHNHPIAGDPLYNPSSRTSRLMLHAYKLSFIHPLTLKQLSFTALSDSFEREIKQNESGTEIGNSLEFDFVVPPPHN
- the gap gene encoding type I glyceraldehyde-3-phosphate dehydrogenase, encoding MVVKVGINGFGRIGRLAFRRIQNVEGVEVTRINDLTDPVMLAHLLKYDTTQGRFDGTVEVKEGGFEVNGKFVKVSAERDPEQIDWANDGVEIVLEATGFFATKAAAEKHLHAGGAKKVVITAPGGSDVKTVVFNTNHDILDGTETVISGASCTTNCLAPMAKALQDNFGVVEGLMTTIHAYTGDQMILDGPHRKGDLRRARAGAANIVPNSTGAAKAIGLVIPELNGKLDGAAQRVPTPTGSVTELVVVLEKNVTVDEVNAAMKAVANESYGYTEDPIVSSDVVGMSYGSLFDATQTKVLDVDGKQLVKVVSWYDNEMSYTAQLVRTLEYFAKIAK